In a genomic window of Balaenoptera ricei isolate mBalRic1 chromosome 3, mBalRic1.hap2, whole genome shotgun sequence:
- the FAXDC2 gene encoding fatty acid hydroxylase domain-containing protein 2 isoform X2, with amino-acid sequence MRRTAFILGSGLLLLVALWNSVTWHLQRFWGASGYFWQAQWERLLSTFEGKEWLLYILGATQVPILFFWTLSGLLLVVDTTGKPNFISRYRIQVGKNDPVDPMKLRQAIHTVLFNQLVISFPMMVWLYPILKLRGDPCRRELPTFHWFLLELAVFTLIEEVLFYYAHRLLHHPKLYKKIHKKHHEWTAPIGVISLYAHPIEHVVSNMLPAMVGPIVMGSHLSSITIWFSLVLIITIISHCGYHLPFLPSPEFHDYHHFKFNQCYGVLGVLDHLHGTDTVFKKTKAYERHTILLGFTPLSESIPDPPKKMD; translated from the exons ATGAGGAGGACGGCTTTCATCCTGGGCTCTGGCCTTCTCTTGCTTGTGGCCCTCTGGAACTCAGTCACATG GCATCTTCAGAGATTTTGGGGTGCTTCTGGCTACTTCTGGCAAGCCCAGTGGGAGAGGCTGCTGTCTACATTCGAAGGGAAGGAGTGGCTCCTCTACATTCTAG GTGCCACCCAGGTGCCCATTCTGTTCTTCTGGACCTTGAGTGGACTTCTACTGGTGGTTGACACAACTGGAAAGCCTAACTTCATCTCCCGCTACCGAATTCAGGTCGGCAAGAATGACCCT GTGGACCCCATGAAACTACGCCAGGCTATCCACACGGTTCTCTTCAACCAGTTGGTGATCTCTTTCCCCATGATGGTCTGGCTCTATCCCATCCTCAAGTTGCGGGGAGACCCCTGCCGCCGAGAGCTACCCACCTTCCACTGGTTCCTCCTGGAGCTGGCAGTCTTCACGCTGATTGAGGAAGTGCTGTTCTACTACGCACACCG CCTCCTTCACCACCCAAAACTCTACAAGAAAATCCACAAGAAACACCACGAGTGGACAGCTCCCATTGGTGTGATCTCTCTCTATGCACATCCTATTGAGCATGTG GTCTCCAACATGCTGCCGGCGATGGTGGGTCCAATAGTCATGGGTTCCCACTTGTCCTCCATCACCATCTGGTTTTCTTTGgtcctcatcatcaccatcatctcccACTGTGGCTACCACCTACCCTTCTTGCCTTCACCTGAATTCCATGACTACCACCATTTCAA gtTCAACCAGTGCTatggggtgctgggggtgctggACCACCTCCACGGGACTGACACTGTGTTTAAGAAGACCAAGGCCTACGAGAGACACACGATCCTGCTGGGCTTCACCCCGCTCTCCGAGAGCATCCCTGATCCCCCGAAGAAGATGGACTAA
- the FAXDC2 gene encoding fatty acid hydroxylase domain-containing protein 2 isoform X1, with protein MKGEAGSVPHNEKQKQVHVSTSPTRLEGHIWGSMRRTAFILGSGLLLLVALWNSVTWHLQRFWGASGYFWQAQWERLLSTFEGKEWLLYILGATQVPILFFWTLSGLLLVVDTTGKPNFISRYRIQVGKNDPVDPMKLRQAIHTVLFNQLVISFPMMVWLYPILKLRGDPCRRELPTFHWFLLELAVFTLIEEVLFYYAHRLLHHPKLYKKIHKKHHEWTAPIGVISLYAHPIEHVVSNMLPAMVGPIVMGSHLSSITIWFSLVLIITIISHCGYHLPFLPSPEFHDYHHFKFNQCYGVLGVLDHLHGTDTVFKKTKAYERHTILLGFTPLSESIPDPPKKMD; from the exons GAGGGACACATCTGGGGCTCCATGAGGAGGACGGCTTTCATCCTGGGCTCTGGCCTTCTCTTGCTTGTGGCCCTCTGGAACTCAGTCACATG GCATCTTCAGAGATTTTGGGGTGCTTCTGGCTACTTCTGGCAAGCCCAGTGGGAGAGGCTGCTGTCTACATTCGAAGGGAAGGAGTGGCTCCTCTACATTCTAG GTGCCACCCAGGTGCCCATTCTGTTCTTCTGGACCTTGAGTGGACTTCTACTGGTGGTTGACACAACTGGAAAGCCTAACTTCATCTCCCGCTACCGAATTCAGGTCGGCAAGAATGACCCT GTGGACCCCATGAAACTACGCCAGGCTATCCACACGGTTCTCTTCAACCAGTTGGTGATCTCTTTCCCCATGATGGTCTGGCTCTATCCCATCCTCAAGTTGCGGGGAGACCCCTGCCGCCGAGAGCTACCCACCTTCCACTGGTTCCTCCTGGAGCTGGCAGTCTTCACGCTGATTGAGGAAGTGCTGTTCTACTACGCACACCG CCTCCTTCACCACCCAAAACTCTACAAGAAAATCCACAAGAAACACCACGAGTGGACAGCTCCCATTGGTGTGATCTCTCTCTATGCACATCCTATTGAGCATGTG GTCTCCAACATGCTGCCGGCGATGGTGGGTCCAATAGTCATGGGTTCCCACTTGTCCTCCATCACCATCTGGTTTTCTTTGgtcctcatcatcaccatcatctcccACTGTGGCTACCACCTACCCTTCTTGCCTTCACCTGAATTCCATGACTACCACCATTTCAA gtTCAACCAGTGCTatggggtgctgggggtgctggACCACCTCCACGGGACTGACACTGTGTTTAAGAAGACCAAGGCCTACGAGAGACACACGATCCTGCTGGGCTTCACCCCGCTCTCCGAGAGCATCCCTGATCCCCCGAAGAAGATGGACTAA